Below is a genomic region from Belonocnema kinseyi isolate 2016_QV_RU_SX_M_011 chromosome 4, B_treatae_v1, whole genome shotgun sequence.
tttaagagtggtgcgacggcaatataatgttccttttgtattcgtcacgtaccgggcgggcagagttatttacagtagttggccgtcgctaatccgactttccctttttaaatgtaatgaattttctcatacttatttataattataacttatatgctaatataccattttctagttgaattaaaaaatgttttcttttttggcgtatctcattccatttacgagaaacgtcatattaattccaattttaagcatttttaaagaaagttagatatctgaaatcaacgaaacccgtagattctgaattattatgttttaggctgttaactatgaagtttaaaaaatctacttctatcttttaatccgaaagcttaacaaagggcccttgagtgtcggctacgtTATTGATATAgtccctctgcttgttattcatgatcgaattcttatttcaatttcagcctctctgtttttatttatgatcgtatttgtatttctatttcaatttcggaaaggacattttaaagcctttaaaacatttaaaagaactatctggacctttgaatatatcttcTACCTCTATCCTTTAGAATAatctcagagatttctttcgttAGGGACTATACACAAAAAAACTTATAACTTTTctttcaacttttcgatcaacACCATCGCTTACGCCTTTTATGCAATATTGAGGAGGGTGATCCTCTTGTATTTGGTCTATATTATCCTTGCCTCCTTTCTCACGCAGTGATGCTCTCAAGCGTTCCTTCCACTCTTCCGGGAAAcctttccatttttaaacatttttttataattcctctAAACCTTCCCTTTACCGGatttcctcaaaatatacgaGCTTTGTTTCCTATTCCATCAATCCCTGCCGCTTTCcgttccttaaaatttaaattttgaatctctaTTCATGAATCAACGAGAAGAGGGGGGAGCTTCGATTTTTTCCGGATGGGGGCTTTGGCTTTATTTATAGGCAAATATAGGGAGGAAAGGGAATTGAtcaatgaaaaaacttagtttcggAGGGGGTGGTTGACCAGTTTCATACctctttaaaataatgtttccaaAATTGTTCTCCTATTGTATCGCCTGAATTGATTTATAAACTTCCATACATCTCCCTTCGATTTAATGTCCTTTATTTGGTTGTCAATCACTCTTTACTTTTCTTCTTCCTtccctttgaaaattattttactctGCACGTATCTTTCCATATCTATTTCCCCTAGTTTACACTTCCAGTACTTTCTTTTAGGCTCCCTCATCCCTGGTTTGCATTCTCCATCCCACTATGATGCTACCTCCCGATCCCTATTTAATCTGTTATCTTCTTCACCGACATATGTTCCTTCACATTCTTGCAGAGTTATTTCCATGCTTCTACTAAGGCTGTCTCACCCGTGCTCCCATTACCATCTTCATTATTTTGGACTACACATCgttatttataattatgtaatCTATTACCGAAATCGCTTTCCCTCTAACAATCGTATATTCTCCCATTCCATGCCCCTCTGTATTACCGTTTAATAAATTCCATCCTATTAATTCCTTCCGTTCTTTGTGCCATTCCACATCATTCGAGTTTCTGCTAATCCTCTTATCTCCTCTTTACACTTCCCAgcttaaaattcatgtaaaagAACCTCGCAGGATCCTGTACAGGTTCACACACACGGAACCATATTAGAAATCTGTACGTTTCCTGCGCAGGCATTGGGCGAAGGAAACCATACATGACTCTACAAAGAAAGCTGCATGGAAAGTCAGCTTTGAAAGCTCATGTAAACTTGTACAGATTTCTTTCAAAAGAAATTGAGgcatctttgagtatatactaaaaattctttaggtcaaagaatctcagacaaattctccgcaggcactcaggtagatatttttaaaggttcaggaagctcgtttaaatggtctgaaggctttaaaatatcctttccgaaattgaaataaaaatacgatcataaataataagcagagaggctatctcaatagagtggCCGACagtcaagggtcctttgttaagctttcggattaaaatttagaagtagatttttttaatttcatagttaacagcctaaaacataataattcggaatctacgggtttcgatgacttcagatatctaactttttttttttgcttgaaattggaattaatagaacgtttctcgtaaatggaatgagatacgccaaaaaagacaatatttttgaattcagctagaaaattgtatatcagtatataagttacaattataaataagtataatgagaaaattcatcaattaaaaaaaagtgttaataatttgaagagaaatttaaaaaggaagagcggattagccacgatcaactactgtaaataactctgcccgcccggtacgtgacgaatacaaaaggaatattatattaccgtcgcaccgctcttaaaaggaccactaaaaggatcttgaaaaggacccaaatctcttaaACTATCTCGGAGACTAtcttgtttcaaatcgactttgtttatagactcaaatgggccaaactatttcgctaaagaaaactcagagattttttTCGGTagggtaaataaaaaaaagcatgtCACTTTCAgatatttacttttaattaaaattatgatacattttcGATATCATATATCATACATTGCGTGGCCAAATTATGTAGGAAATTGATGTAACTGTAAGAATTCtgtgaaaaagacgattttcttgTATTCCGAGGCTGTTTTGGCAGagtaaacaatatttgaatggCACTATCACTCTACATAGGTATAGATTCATTGGGTGCAAACTATTATCTCTGATAACTTAAATCTCATAGAATATTCTAGCCTTTAAATAAGAATTTGTGTGTCGCTTTTAGTGCTTTTTGCCTATATTTACGTTGCGAAGACAGAAACCTATTGTACTCCAGTAGCAATAAAATGattcttttcttctaaaaaattcaaattgtaccATCGCTCTCCCTCTAACCAACTTCGCTTGTGTTGGttagagagagggggggggggagaaaggCGCTACAGTATGAAGTTGTTGttaagcattttgaaagtttgattgtatttacatgtttttttcCAGGTTGTATCCCGAATGGATGGCAGCTGCGAAAATAGTTCAAAGCGAAGCCAGGCTAAGAGCTCTCTGGGAGGTGTTACACAAGTTACCGCCACCAAACTTAGAAAATTTAAGGTTCCTGATAAAATTTCTAGCAGTGCTAACCAAAAATCAGGATGTTAATAAAATGACTCCACACAACGTTGCCATTGTGATAGCTCCAAATTTAATTTGGAGTCCTCCAGAGGATTCGAATCCCATGGCGTaagtgaaacttttcaaaattattagcaatattaaaGTCGGGGTTCTGccttgaaataaacattttgtataaTGTTAAATACGAACAAAATTATGTATTTCAcgtgacttttgaacaaaacccCCCTCCTCTGACAAATCGTGTCGTAGCCGGACCCCCGCCCCCCTCACGTCATGAGGTTTATGAACGGCCCCAATATACTAGAACATATTCTGCAATTAACAgtgatctttttttcagaatggAGATGAGTACAGCAAATAATTCTAGTCTTATAGTAGACCAGCTGGTGACTTATGCCGATTGGTTTTTTCCTGGAGAGATAGATTTCGACCGCGACTTAGACGTAGGAATTATAAACGGTTCAGAAAACCACGTGGTCGGAATGCGGCGCTGTGTGTCAAATAGCAGCCTTAGTGACTTGGGAGAAAGTCCACCTCAGGGGAGTCCGAAACCAGCGACTCGCAGGAAAAACAAACCGGCGCCAACTCCACCGAGTGGCACTCCAGACAAACACGAGAGAAAAGTAGATGATAAGCCTCCTCCCGCACCAGATAAACCTCCGAGACCGCTGGCAACGGCGACTTTAAATAGAGCGACTTACAAGGCACAAAAACATGAGGTGAATTCGGAATTGATAAATCTGCACTATAATAAGCCCGAGAAGCCGGCGGAAAAGGTGGAGAAAAACATAGAACGTGATGTGAAGCCTTCAGGATGTGAAGTTTCGATGAAAGCAGATAATCAGGTAGAACCTGTCGAGTGTCAGCTTGAATCTCGAAAAGAGCTATTAGAAAACCTTCCGAAAACGAATTACCATACTGAGAAAAGTGTGGAGGAAGTAAAGCCTATAGATAGTATAGGGTTTGAAGCCCTGAATGCGAAGACGGAATCCGATATTTGCAATAAACCAAGTTTAGATTCTGAGCAATTAGAAGGTTGCGTACCGAAATCGAAATCCGTCCCCACTGAAAAGACTTGTCCAATAACGCAAGAGCGGCGGCCGATACCTGTAGCAGCACCGAGAAGTATAACGAATATAGCGCTTCAAAATACAGGttagagttttttaattatttaccgtAAGAATGCATTTATTCGTGTGCGGCCGTGAAATAGCCCTTTTTCGTATGGGCGAACACTTTAGGAAGATCTACTCAGAAAAATTCccctaatttaacaaaatattcaacctCTTTAGGTTAAGGTTGTCGAGTAAACTAATATTTAGTAATGCGCTCGAACgtattacttattttaaacaaagttgcaGTGTCTTTCTCAGTTAGTGGCAGCCTAAGTTTGCCCCacaatttttctagttttctgCTTTAATAAgcagacttttttatttttcaaaacaattgagATGAGCGACTTTCTCTTGTTGAGTCTTGTTGTTTCGAAAtcctcaaaaaattgaaaattaagaaaatcgcgATCATCTTTCTGGAAATAacacttttttcaacattatctGAGTATTTTAAATCCACTCAATTCCGcttgcttcaatttaaaatactatcATGCAATAATTACAcaagttttaaattgtaagtTATTAATTgcaattgcttttaatttttttaatcatttaaagggACATccgattttgatattttaaagctATTGGCTCGTAATTTAGGACGCAAGTGatgttttttttcaactaaaaatgtaactaacaaatatacaaaacaattgtagatacagcagatccaaaactgtttttcctttcttcgaccgttttaattttcaatcaatatttcagctaaattcagcaatataTTCGGTCTTGCGGTCAATGATAAAGTCAAAATAagagcatccgaaataacatgtgaagaacatatttatttcttttaaaaaaatcctcaacgtttcgaccaacactgcgggtttTGGATCtactgtatctacaattgttttgtatatttgttaatTACAAGGTCACTAACGTACTGTTAATAATGGGATACCTTTCTTATATTTCGACAAGTTATGGTGAAAACGTGAGAAGTGACATGGACAAATGGATTAAATTTCAACGTCGACTCGTCATTTTAAAAGAACAACATTTGTATATCGACTCTTaataaagacccgcagtgttggtcgaaacgttgaggattttttatgacagtttttaatgattttataatgatttaatgatttttaaaattcatctttggtttcaaaattcaactatttcattcaaatattcaCCACttaagttgaaacttcatcttttgggttcaaatttaaactattaaagttgaaaattcatagtttagtTAAACATTCGTCAGCTTAGTTGAAaacgatttttacattctcattcatgagagtgtaatttaatcgtccaaattttcgatctctggtttttaacggatctttacgttttggcacgcacagaattcgaaaatcataccattttatcggtgtctgtctgtttgtatgtctgtctgtcaatctgtctgtatgtatgtttaGCTGAacgttgtagccacgctaacttttcaaggatttgtccaatcgagtcagcctttgatacatttCTGAAGGTTCTCAacatgaaggttaagttcgttaagcagacgcttctaacaaaaattaaaaaatttagagcattttcaacatttgaatttttttcaaattttagaaatttttgtcaaaatttcttatagatgTGTTGATGTGTTGTTGCAAataactcaaataaaaatttcaatttcaatgaaaattagaaaagtaatatacttttcaaaaatttgaaaaatttctaataaaatagaacaaattattttttgcacaGATCCCATttatgagaatgtaatgtaaccgtccaaattttcgatctctgctttttaacggatctttacgtttcggcactcacagagtccgaaGATCATAAAATTTTCTCGGTGACTGtccgtctgtatgtctgcctgtctgccTCTATGCCTGTATGCCACGCtaacttttatataatttttccgatTGAGTCAgcttttgatacacttcttaagattCCCAAAATGCCTGCTAAGTTCGATAAGCAGATattgccaacaaaaaaaaaatttagagcattttcaaaatttgattttttttttaatttcaggaatttttatcaaagtttctgataaatttgaataaatgtagcTAAcatgtacgcattaaacgtacgaaatcgagcgcgagagcgtacccgcgcgtcgtaggcgcgctcaaacttgccgCCATTCGCCGCGCGCGCAGcaggcatatttaaaaaaattttattatcatactcttaatttaaacatttttctgttttattttaaaaattttcaatgaaatcagagcaatttaaataattttctacgttAAATTGTTACGAAATTGAGTTTGCTTCCGAAATCATAAATCATAAACTGTTCATCTTGAAAGGTTGTTTGCCTTCCTGTAAAATTAGCTTAATTAAACTTAGCACAATTTAGTATTACccgcttcaattttaaattcctaaatattttgaaatacttgactacaaaaatttccaaatttgaggAGATTCTGTTTAACCCTCATCACTTATATCTTTGAAAAATGGCATATTACTTACATGGGTCCAATTGACTTCTAGCTGACTTTGAAACGTTGTCATATACTGATTTTATGCAtgttttcaacatgaaaaaactCACAGACGCTATTTAATGTATGGAAATTACATtctgattgttttttaaaatacaaataattttgaggtgtataaaaaaatgctgaaaatccTATTCAAATTTTAGTCTGGAGTTCATGTTGGGTTCATTCTGATCCCGTGTAAGTGATGAGGGTTAAAACAGATATGTACTCAAAAAATCTTGCAATTGAACATTTTTGCTCTTCCTTGATCATTTCAAATATCCAGataaagtgtttattttttgACGCTTCAAAATTAAGCACTTTTTCATCTAAAGCACATAATCCTAATTATcccatttttaatgttataaatttaaaattgttacatttcaaacatttcaaactttaaaactgaaattatggactgtcgaaaagtttgaaattcaataatattatatatttctaaACTAGATGACGGCGTGGAACTAAGAAAAAAGTCGGACAGTCCAAGTGCATCAGAAAAAAACAGTAAACCTGCAATTCCGGAAAGGCCAGCTGGTCTAGCACGGCCATCGAGTCTTGTGAGACCACAACCACGCCATAGTAATGAAAATTTGGATAACGAATCAGGGGTGAGTGTACAACTCCTTGACTAATCTTGACAGTTTTATAATTACACAATTGTACATTCCAGTTACTAATTAACATATCTTTTTGGTAACAATTGTTTCTTCGTAATTTTGTTATGCCCTTGGCAACAATTGTTTCTTCGTAATTTTATTATGCCCTTGGCAACAACGATGTTAAGACGTATAAGAAATCTAACATGCTTTCGCTTGCGAGATGTATCAAAGTGTATGAGGAAGATcaccaaattctttaaattttgtttgaaataaaaaaaaagcaaatgattttaaataatatgaaattgcGTTGATTTATCCTAGGATAAtcatattaaattgaattataatttataatttcctaGTGTCAAAATTTACTCTTATTTACTAACTAGTTTTAAGAATATAAGTATAATATTGTTtcgtaaataatgtaaatattatcCTTTTTATTCTTGGTAGACAATTTGTcttccattttcttttttaatcttaccaaaataaaaattttcgaatgaggatagagaaaatatttgttatttcaatACTCTTAAACTATTAACCTTCTTCAtaagaaaatcatcttttgaaAACTAAACATTATACAGTCAAATCTCGTTTATTTCAACcctcgtttattgcaatccaAGATCCTCATCTATCGCAACTTCCCTAGCTCCCACCATTATAGTCACATGTTCCGTATAGCCAATGACACCGTGTAGGTGGGAATGTATTGCGAGACACCTTACGGAGTACGTGGAGTGGTGAGTCTCCTCTTGACTTGCAAAAGATGagctgtttacgtttcgaaggaGTTGCAATAAACGAGTTTCGACTGTATGCCTTTTAGTTTTGCTTGAGTGCAGTTATTTTACTAATTTGAACACAAAAGGAGttctttaaacttctttaaatagTAAATACTCCCATTTCCTTAATCTAAACTATAAGACACGAAGCAGCAGTAATCTTGATAGTTCGTTCTTGGAGCATTTTTCGATTTGAAACTTAGCACGCGGAGGAACGATGGTATTTGCTTCTGCAGCGATCAATGCACTGGCTTTATGATCTTTCTAATCTTGAGAACAATCCAATGGTGAATACGAAAAAAGGTAAACCATCATTTTCCGCATCAGCGCTTCGAACATCTCGATTACAGCATGTTTTCACTGTCATCCAAAATTCAAAACGTATCAAAGTCCAAAATTCGCAATGAAACTATATCACAGTActgcaaacatatttttttatcagcCATTTTCTCAACTCGAAAGTGGGAAACAGTGTCCATTATATAACTAATGAGAAATTTATTCTGCAGCTGCTAACTCTGGAGCGAGCACACATGTATTCGGTGGATAAGCAACAGGTCAGTATAATACAAGTGCGTGGAAACAACAGTACATACCACGTAGGCGAGACCAATGGAAATACGGGTTCCAACTTGCAGAGAAGTCCTAGCGTCGGTAGCCGACCGTCGTCCAT
It encodes:
- the LOC117170682 gene encoding rho GTPase-activating protein 44-like, whose product is MKKQFFRVKQLADQTFSRAGKTEVLTDDLQAADKHVEQIRAALNGLNKRFGNLPNQTVAQDPTYKEKRLKKCPEWVLGQTMLETAGEESLLSFVMSECGRAQVALAFETVEHESKLEQYVAAPLLHILETDVPNILKHKRNLQRLILDMDSARTRYQQASKHNAGGTGATKVDSLKDELEEAEAKVEQCRDQLAAEMFQLMSRETELAQIIIQYMKLQRAYHESTLHCLEDLIPGLESYINDNEMKPVYGYSLEEHLRVTNRKIALPIQLCVSTLLRLGMEEEGLFRIAGGASKLRRIKLSLDACCLNLPTALEYKDPHVISGALKSYLRELPEPLLTYKLYPEWMAAAKIVQSEARLRALWEVLHKLPPPNLENLRFLIKFLAVLTKNQDVNKMTPHNVAIVIAPNLIWSPPEDSNPMAMEMSTANNSSLIVDQLVTYADWFFPGEIDFDRDLDVGIINGSENHVVGMRRCVSNSSLSDLGESPPQGSPKPATRRKNKPAPTPPSGTPDKHERKVDDKPPPAPDKPPRPLATATLNRATYKAQKHEVNSELINLHYNKPEKPAEKVEKNIERDVKPSGCEVSMKADNQVEPVECQLESRKELLENLPKTNYHTEKSVEEVKPIDSIGFEALNAKTESDICNKPSLDSEQLEGCVPKSKSVPTEKTCPITQERRPIPVAAPRSITNIALQNTDDGVELRKKSDSPSASEKNSKPAIPERPAGLARPSSLVRPQPRHSNENLDNESGLLTLERAHMYSVDKQQVSIIQVRGNNSTYHVGETNGNTGSNLQRSPSVGSRPSSMSLSGDRPEKPPRPDAPETKAHTRTRSEGNIIDVQTQTDTIIVSKSTQRPSPVSPRFLQRPPRPQPPPPPPPTARTKSEQESTNL